Proteins found in one bacterium 336/3 genomic segment:
- a CDS encoding histidine kinase → MKIKTKLNLGVGLLFLLIILLGIVGVKYIHELKEDTKNILVANHNTLEYSKNMLIALDEKKLIDFEKNLQKQEKNITEVGEYQATRRLRQYFNQYKAQKPNQEEYIRKEIFQIMEMNMQAIEKKGKFAQNTANTATFWVVGTATLCFLIAFTLLINLPSHIANPIQELSESIKQIASKNYSQRVYFGNHDEFGDLATSFNTMAQKLEEYNHSNVATLMMEKKRIEALINTMHDPVIGLDENYCILFINQEASKIIGIPEKDILGKSAQEVAIYNDLIRSLLQSFTQKKEEKNIKIYLDGKENYFEKDILDITIIPTGEKIEKIVGYVLILRNVTTYKELDIAKTNFIATVSHEFKTPISSMKMSLQLLENEKIGYLNEEQKNLLHSIDEDTQRLLKITAELLHITQVESGNIQLNIAQANLSEIIAYAIDATKIQAEQKNITLEVDMPTSIPSPLVDSEKTAWVLTNLISNAIRYSYENTKVYLKTTIEKEYLKITVQDTGQGIAHQYKEKIFERYFRVPNTKKEGTGLGLAISKEFIEAQGGYIEVVSELGEGSSFMVYLKYN, encoded by the coding sequence ATGAAAATAAAAACCAAACTTAATCTTGGAGTTGGATTGCTATTTCTATTAATTATCCTTTTGGGGATAGTGGGCGTAAAATATATTCATGAACTGAAAGAAGATACCAAGAATATCCTTGTAGCAAATCATAATACTTTGGAGTATTCTAAAAATATGCTCATTGCTCTAGATGAAAAAAAGTTGATTGATTTTGAAAAAAACCTTCAAAAACAAGAAAAGAATATTACAGAAGTTGGAGAATATCAAGCAACAAGAAGATTAAGACAGTATTTTAATCAATATAAAGCTCAGAAACCAAATCAAGAAGAATATATTAGAAAAGAAATTTTTCAGATTATGGAGATGAATATGCAGGCTATTGAGAAAAAAGGAAAGTTTGCTCAGAATACAGCTAATACTGCTACGTTTTGGGTTGTAGGCACAGCTACTTTGTGTTTTTTAATTGCCTTTACACTGCTCATTAATTTACCCTCACATATTGCCAACCCTATTCAGGAGTTATCTGAAAGTATCAAGCAAATAGCCTCTAAAAATTACTCTCAAAGGGTCTATTTTGGAAATCATGATGAGTTTGGTGATTTAGCAACCTCGTTTAATACAATGGCTCAAAAGTTAGAGGAATACAACCATAGTAATGTAGCCACTCTGATGATGGAAAAGAAAAGAATAGAAGCTTTAATCAACACCATGCATGACCCCGTAATTGGATTAGACGAGAACTATTGTATTCTTTTTATCAATCAAGAGGCAAGTAAAATTATTGGGATACCTGAAAAAGATATTCTAGGCAAATCAGCTCAAGAGGTGGCTATTTATAATGACCTCATACGTTCTTTATTGCAGAGTTTTACACAGAAAAAAGAAGAAAAAAATATTAAAATATATTTAGATGGGAAAGAAAATTACTTTGAAAAAGACATATTAGACATTACTATTATACCTACGGGTGAGAAAATAGAAAAAATAGTCGGTTATGTTTTGATTTTAAGAAATGTTACTACTTACAAAGAACTAGACATCGCTAAAACCAATTTTATAGCTACTGTTTCTCATGAGTTCAAGACTCCTATATCTTCTATGAAAATGAGTCTACAATTACTTGAAAATGAGAAAATAGGCTATTTGAATGAAGAACAGAAAAATTTGCTTCATAGCATAGATGAAGATACACAAAGGCTTCTTAAAATAACAGCAGAGTTACTTCATATTACTCAAGTAGAAAGTGGTAATATCCAGCTCAATATTGCACAAGCAAACCTTTCTGAAATAATTGCTTATGCCATTGATGCCACAAAAATACAAGCAGAACAAAAAAATATTACATTAGAAGTAGATATGCCTACATCTATTCCCTCTCCTTTAGTGGATAGTGAAAAAACAGCATGGGTCTTAACTAATTTGATTTCAAATGCCATCAGGTATTCTTATGAAAACACAAAAGTATATTTAAAAACGACCATCGAAAAAGAATATCTTAAAATAACCGTTCAGGATACAGGACAAGGCATTGCACATCAGTACAAAGAAAAAATTTTTGAACGCTATTTCAGAGTTCCTAATACAAAAAAAGAAGGTACTGGATTAGGATTAGCAATCAGTAAAGAATTTATAGAAGCACAAGGAGGCTATATAGAGGTTGTTAGCGAGTTAGGAGAAGGAAGTTCTTTTATGGTTTATTTAAAATATAACTAA
- a CDS encoding ornithine aminotransferase, protein MKNNEELQRRVTNAIKWEPLLSSSEIEVTVEDSIVSLLGVVDSYAKKIEAENAAKRVNGVRAVVQKIQVKLPDSWIKTNLEIAGQALNALKTNWSVPDEKIVIKVEDGWITLEGELPWNYQKEAAKNALNYLKGIRGVFNNIQIKPEIHDNIEQKDVENALNLSWSIDDTSIYVKVSGTTVVLTGTVNSWYQKEEAERIAWNTPDIRHINNDLSIDSICLIADE, encoded by the coding sequence ATGAAAAATAACGAGGAATTACAAAGAAGAGTAACCAATGCTATTAAATGGGAGCCTCTCTTAAGTTCATCAGAGATTGAAGTTACAGTTGAAGATAGCATTGTATCATTATTAGGAGTAGTTGATAGTTATGCTAAAAAAATAGAAGCAGAGAATGCAGCAAAGAGAGTTAATGGGGTAAGGGCTGTGGTGCAGAAAATCCAAGTAAAATTACCTGATTCTTGGATCAAAACCAATCTTGAAATTGCAGGTCAAGCTTTGAATGCTTTAAAAACTAACTGGTCTGTACCTGATGAAAAAATAGTTATCAAAGTGGAAGATGGCTGGATTACACTAGAGGGAGAATTGCCTTGGAACTACCAAAAAGAAGCTGCTAAAAATGCACTTAACTATCTTAAAGGTATTAGGGGGGTATTCAACAACATCCAAATCAAACCTGAAATCCATGATAATATTGAACAAAAAGATGTTGAGAACGCTCTAAATCTAAGTTGGTCCATTGACGATACTAGTATTTATGTAAAGGTATCAGGTACAACAGTAGTACTTACAGGAACTGTGAATTCATGGTATCAAAAAGAAGAAGCAGAACGCATTGCTTGGAATACACCTGACATACGACATATAAACAATGACCTATCTATTGATTCTATTTGCTTGATAGCAGATGAATAA
- a CDS encoding ATPase, giving the protein MKIKYPIADPHAFSVEEILLAFQTDPIAGLNQTEAQKRTAEFGSNIYHTQKQKSIFMMMLLQFRSPIVYLLFFAVVVTFYFQNVIEAIAILVVIFINALIGFLMELQARNSMNALKEMDVVLSKAIRNGKIQEIPSEKIVPGDIIFLEAGDVISGDAHLIESNQLQCDESSLTGESLPSEKNTEKLPKDTALGDQFNMIFKGTSVINGNGKAVITGIAQHTQLGTITSLVENSEEKETPLDKKIRVLSKKLIWITLSMTTIFAITGFIQGKDLLLILETSIALAVAAFPEGLPIVATVALSYGMLLMAKRNAIVKKLSAVETLGSTNVILTDKTGTLTENKIYVDTLSFPEETVKANIKDNALNFEKGNIEKSEVAFQKLRLIGALCNNASLKSGNDTTALIGDPIEIALVHLTNASGASSEELKLQYERIGEVPFSSDTKIMATFHKSPSGNFVAAKGSVEQLLEKCNKLQTGTTIKELSDEERKKIVSDSEKMAMDGLRVLAFAFREEAEINKDDYLNSLIYVAMIGFLDPPRLDIKDAMLTCRKAGIKIVMITGDHPLTALNIAKKVGLVDEGEQNAITGIEMPAMESLSDEWNKKILSTAVFARTTPKQKLEIVDIYQKAGNIVAMTGDGVNDAPALKKADIGITMGMRGTQVAKETASIVLKDDSFTSIAQAVAHGREIFQNIQKFVIYLVSCNLSEIFIVTTLGFLAPASVLLPLQILFLNMVTDIFPALALGLGKGDKTVMDRPPRDPKNLIVSNKNWITISLYATTITIGVIIAIVYCKQVISNDAKIANNVAFITLAFAQLFHVFNMSSAHTSFFVNDITKNKFVWIALLMCTTFMVLVYAIPQMRLVLGLEVLSARVWLVSILAGLIPLVLVQVYKIIRFSKH; this is encoded by the coding sequence ATGAAAATCAAATACCCGATAGCAGATCCTCATGCCTTTTCAGTAGAAGAAATTTTGCTTGCATTTCAAACAGACCCTATAGCGGGGCTAAACCAAACTGAAGCACAAAAACGAACTGCAGAGTTCGGATCTAATATTTATCATACTCAAAAACAAAAAAGCATTTTTATGATGATGCTTCTACAATTCAGAAGCCCTATCGTTTATTTGTTGTTCTTTGCAGTGGTAGTAACATTTTACTTTCAAAATGTCATCGAAGCCATTGCCATTTTGGTGGTCATTTTTATAAATGCACTTATTGGTTTTCTAATGGAGTTGCAAGCACGCAATTCGATGAATGCTCTAAAAGAAATGGATGTGGTACTTTCAAAAGCGATTCGCAATGGAAAAATTCAGGAGATACCCTCTGAAAAGATTGTTCCTGGAGATATTATATTTTTGGAAGCTGGGGACGTGATTTCAGGAGATGCACATCTGATAGAATCCAATCAGTTGCAATGCGATGAATCTTCCCTTACAGGAGAATCACTTCCTTCAGAAAAGAATACAGAAAAACTCCCAAAAGACACTGCTCTTGGAGATCAATTCAACATGATTTTTAAAGGCACTTCGGTGATAAATGGCAACGGAAAAGCAGTCATTACTGGCATTGCTCAACATACGCAATTGGGTACAATCACATCATTAGTAGAAAATTCAGAAGAAAAAGAAACACCACTTGATAAAAAAATCCGAGTTCTAAGTAAAAAACTGATATGGATAACCTTGAGTATGACAACCATTTTTGCCATTACTGGATTTATTCAAGGCAAAGACTTGCTATTAATTTTAGAAACCTCAATTGCTTTAGCAGTAGCTGCTTTCCCAGAAGGACTTCCCATTGTGGCTACTGTGGCGTTGTCTTATGGGATGCTTTTGATGGCCAAACGAAATGCTATTGTTAAAAAATTATCGGCAGTAGAAACATTAGGCAGTACCAATGTGATTTTGACTGATAAAACTGGTACCTTAACAGAGAACAAAATATATGTGGATACGCTTTCGTTTCCTGAAGAAACAGTAAAAGCTAATATCAAAGATAATGCCCTGAATTTTGAGAAAGGAAATATTGAAAAAAGCGAAGTGGCATTTCAAAAATTGAGATTAATTGGTGCTTTATGCAACAATGCTTCCCTAAAAAGTGGCAATGACACAACAGCATTGATAGGTGACCCAATAGAAATTGCATTGGTTCACCTGACAAATGCATCAGGTGCATCTTCCGAAGAACTAAAACTACAATATGAAAGGATTGGCGAGGTGCCTTTTAGTTCAGATACCAAAATAATGGCTACCTTCCACAAAAGCCCAAGTGGTAATTTTGTAGCAGCCAAAGGCTCAGTGGAGCAATTATTGGAAAAATGCAACAAGTTGCAAACAGGAACAACCATTAAAGAACTTAGTGATGAAGAGAGAAAAAAAATAGTATCAGATTCAGAAAAAATGGCCATGGATGGTCTTCGCGTATTGGCATTTGCCTTTCGTGAAGAAGCTGAAATTAACAAAGACGATTATTTGAATTCATTAATCTATGTAGCTATGATTGGTTTCTTAGATCCACCTCGATTAGATATTAAAGATGCTATGCTTACTTGCAGAAAGGCTGGTATCAAAATTGTAATGATTACGGGCGACCATCCTCTAACCGCTCTTAATATTGCTAAAAAAGTAGGATTGGTAGATGAAGGGGAACAAAATGCAATTACAGGAATCGAAATGCCTGCTATGGAGTCACTTTCGGATGAATGGAATAAAAAAATACTTTCAACAGCAGTATTTGCTCGTACCACTCCTAAACAAAAATTAGAAATTGTAGATATTTATCAAAAAGCTGGCAATATTGTAGCTATGACTGGTGATGGTGTAAATGATGCACCTGCACTTAAAAAAGCAGATATTGGTATTACTATGGGAATGAGAGGTACTCAAGTAGCCAAAGAGACTGCAAGTATTGTGTTAAAGGATGATTCGTTTACATCCATTGCACAAGCAGTAGCTCATGGAAGGGAGATATTTCAGAATATACAAAAATTCGTGATATACCTCGTTTCCTGCAATTTAAGTGAAATATTCATTGTGACCACTTTGGGTTTTCTTGCCCCTGCTTCTGTTTTACTTCCATTACAAATCTTGTTTTTAAACATGGTAACGGACATATTTCCAGCATTGGCTCTTGGCTTAGGCAAAGGCGATAAAACCGTAATGGACAGACCACCAAGAGATCCAAAAAATCTAATTGTATCAAATAAAAATTGGATTACGATTTCTCTCTATGCTACTACCATAACCATTGGTGTAATTATAGCTATCGTTTATTGCAAACAGGTAATTTCTAATGATGCCAAAATTGCAAACAACGTGGCTTTTATCACACTTGCATTTGCACAACTTTTTCATGTTTTCAATATGTCATCAGCACATACAAGTTTTTTTGTGAATGACATAACTAAAAACAAATTTGTATGGATAGCCCTTTTAATGTGCACCACTTTTATGGTGTTAGTTTATGCTATACCTCAAATGCGTTTAGTGTTAGGTTTGGAAGTTCTTTCTGCTAGAGTTTGGCTGGTATCCATTTTAGCTGGACTGATTCCGTTGGTATTAGTTCAGGTATATAAAATTATTCGATTTTCTAAACACTAG
- a CDS encoding AraC family transcriptional regulator: MKLHVKYMVSLRCKMVVKSELEKLGLQFISVDLGVAEIFEDISFDQREQFKVNLLKYGLELLEDKKSILIEKIKNVIIEMIHYLDEIPKMNYSEYISEKLDYDYVYLANIFSEVKGITIQQYIIIHKIEKVKELLLYDELNLTEISYKMHYSSVAHLSNQFKKVTGLSPSYYKKLKKKRNKNLENV; this comes from the coding sequence ATGAAATTACATGTAAAATATATGGTAAGCCTCCGTTGCAAGATGGTTGTAAAATCCGAACTTGAAAAATTAGGACTCCAATTCATTTCAGTTGATTTAGGAGTAGCAGAAATATTTGAGGATATATCTTTTGATCAGCGAGAGCAATTCAAAGTAAATCTACTCAAATATGGTTTAGAGTTGTTGGAAGACAAAAAAAGTATTCTAATTGAAAAAATCAAAAATGTAATTATTGAAATGATTCACTATTTGGATGAAATTCCGAAGATGAATTACTCTGAGTACATCAGTGAAAAATTAGATTATGATTATGTTTATCTTGCTAACATTTTTTCGGAGGTGAAAGGCATCACCATACAACAGTACATTATTATACATAAGATTGAAAAGGTCAAAGAACTTCTTTTGTATGATGAACTCAATCTAACAGAAATTTCCTATAAAATGCATTATAGCAGTGTTGCCCATCTGTCTAATCAATTCAAAAAAGTAACAGGATTATCTCCCTCTTACTACAAAAAACTCAAAAAGAAAAGAAATAAAAACCTTGAAAATGTTTAG
- a CDS encoding transposase, which produces MSILSKDRIKKLILPHLSVGRRGLSISEKKRVGILSAILYRLKTGCQWRELPTERFFEEKYSYQSVFYHFKRWCEDGSWEKLWVYLLKHYKKYLDMSSIQIDGSKTRANRGGQAVGFNHKHSKASTNLVYLCDNQGILIAISEPVSGNHHDMFHFSQHFKQLIVWLEKADISIEGLFLNADAGFDNDICRKTCEKYQIETNIDFNKRNTQNNQLCHHFDEVLYQRRFVIERTFAWMDAFKALLIRYEYLAKHWFCFNILAMIVIFSRFIKC; this is translated from the coding sequence ATGAGCATCTTGAGCAAAGATAGAATAAAAAAGCTAATATTACCTCATTTAAGTGTTGGAAGACGAGGACTAAGTATTTCAGAGAAAAAAAGGGTTGGTATTCTTTCAGCAATTTTATATAGACTAAAAACAGGTTGTCAGTGGAGAGAACTTCCTACAGAACGTTTTTTTGAAGAAAAATATAGTTATCAAAGTGTATTTTATCATTTCAAACGCTGGTGTGAGGATGGTTCATGGGAAAAATTGTGGGTTTATTTGTTGAAGCACTATAAAAAGTATTTGGATATGTCTAGTATTCAGATAGATGGTTCAAAAACAAGAGCCAACAGAGGTGGACAAGCAGTGGGATTTAATCATAAACATTCCAAAGCAAGTACTAATTTAGTATATTTATGTGATAATCAGGGGATATTAATAGCTATTTCAGAACCTGTTAGTGGAAATCATCATGACATGTTTCATTTCTCACAACATTTTAAACAACTGATAGTTTGGCTTGAAAAAGCTGATATTTCCATAGAAGGTTTGTTCTTGAATGCTGATGCTGGATTTGATAATGATATTTGTAGAAAAACTTGTGAAAAGTATCAAATAGAAACTAATATTGATTTTAATAAAAGAAATACACAAAATAATCAACTTTGTCATCATTTTGATGAAGTGCTATATCAAAGAAGATTTGTTATTGAAAGAACTTTTGCTTGGATGGATGCTTTCAAAGCTCTTTTGATTAGATATGAATACCTTGCTAAACATTGGTTCTGTTTTAATATTTTAGCTATGATTGTTATTTTTTCTAGATTCATTAAATGTTAA
- a CDS encoding potassium-transporting ATPase subunit C (one of the components of the high-affinity ATP-driven potassium transport (or KDP)system, which catalyzes the hydrolysis of ATP coupled with the exchange of hydrogen and potassium ions; the C subunit may be involved in assembly of the KDP complex), giving the protein MKNNILPAIRLTLVCMVFFCGIYTFSIWLIAQTTQHQGKGETITHQGKKYYTNIGQNFTQNKYFWSRPSAVSYNAAGSGGSNKSCSNPDYLKEVQARIDTFLLKNPTIQKEDIPSDIVTASGSGLDPHISVQAAKIQVNRIAKVRNISEKKVHEIIENHIEEPLLGIGGTEKINVLKLNLALDKI; this is encoded by the coding sequence ATGAAAAATAATATTTTACCTGCCATTAGATTGACTCTGGTCTGCATGGTCTTTTTCTGTGGTATCTATACTTTTAGTATTTGGTTGATAGCTCAAACAACCCAGCATCAAGGGAAAGGAGAAACCATTACACATCAGGGAAAAAAGTATTATACCAATATTGGACAAAACTTTACACAAAATAAGTATTTCTGGTCAAGACCTTCGGCAGTCAGCTACAATGCAGCGGGTTCAGGAGGAAGCAATAAAAGTTGTTCTAATCCAGATTATTTAAAAGAAGTACAAGCCAGAATAGATACTTTTTTACTCAAGAATCCTACTATCCAAAAAGAGGATATTCCTTCTGACATCGTAACAGCTAGTGGAAGTGGCTTAGACCCTCATATATCTGTTCAGGCAGCTAAGATACAAGTAAATAGAATTGCAAAAGTTCGTAATATTTCTGAAAAGAAAGTTCATGAAATTATTGAAAATCACATAGAAGAGCCTCTATTAGGTATTGGGGGAACTGAAAAAATAAATGTACTCAAACTTAATTTAGCTCTTGATAAAATTTAA
- a CDS encoding histidine kinase: MTEKDKTVQHFLDLIKKSKRGKFKIYIGMSAGVGKTYRMLQEAHSLLKNGIDVKIGYIETHNRVETHALLTGIPIIPRKKMFYKGKELDEMDLQAVLQSRPEVVIVDELAHTNIEGSKNEKRWQDVIDILEMGINVISAINIQHIESLNEQVKQITGIEVKERVPDNIIAQADEVVNIDLTADELILRLKEGKIYHPDKVQTALSNFFQKDHILQLRELALKEVASQVERKVETEIHPEKAFKHERFLACISTNEKSSKYILRKTARLASYYNAKWYALYVQTAKESPDKINLADQRHLIHSFNLVLELGGELIKVKNDDIADAILEVVEQQKITTICMGKPTFSWWKILVGRNLFIQLSNKLSPFQVDLIILSQ; this comes from the coding sequence ATGACTGAAAAAGATAAAACAGTCCAACATTTTTTAGATTTGATTAAAAAGTCTAAAAGAGGAAAATTTAAAATATACATAGGCATGAGTGCAGGAGTAGGCAAAACCTATCGAATGCTTCAAGAGGCTCACAGTTTACTTAAAAATGGGATAGATGTTAAAATAGGTTATATCGAAACACACAATCGGGTAGAAACCCATGCTTTACTTACAGGGATTCCTATAATTCCTCGAAAAAAGATGTTCTATAAAGGGAAAGAATTAGATGAAATGGATTTACAGGCTGTCTTGCAAAGTCGTCCAGAAGTAGTGATTGTAGATGAATTGGCTCATACCAACATAGAAGGTTCAAAAAACGAAAAAAGATGGCAAGATGTAATAGATATTCTTGAAATGGGTATCAATGTGATTTCAGCTATCAATATTCAACATATTGAAAGTTTAAATGAGCAGGTAAAACAAATTACGGGCATTGAAGTAAAAGAAAGAGTTCCTGATAATATTATTGCTCAAGCTGATGAGGTAGTCAATATTGACCTAACGGCTGACGAGCTAATTCTCAGGCTTAAAGAAGGGAAAATTTACCATCCTGATAAGGTTCAAACGGCTCTCAGTAATTTCTTTCAGAAAGATCATATTCTACAACTCCGAGAACTTGCTTTAAAAGAGGTAGCTTCACAGGTTGAACGAAAAGTCGAAACAGAGATTCATCCTGAAAAAGCGTTCAAGCATGAACGTTTTCTTGCCTGTATCAGTACCAATGAGAAATCTTCTAAATATATTTTAAGAAAAACAGCTCGTTTGGCAAGCTATTATAATGCTAAATGGTATGCTTTGTATGTTCAGACAGCAAAAGAGTCACCTGATAAAATTAATTTGGCAGACCAAAGGCATCTGATTCATAGCTTTAATTTAGTTTTAGAGTTAGGAGGGGAGTTAATCAAGGTTAAAAATGACGACATTGCTGATGCTATTTTAGAAGTAGTAGAACAACAAAAAATAACCACCATTTGTATGGGAAAGCCTACTTTTAGCTGGTGGAAGATTTTGGTGGGTAGAAATCTTTTTATCCAACTATCAAACAAACTATCTCCTTTTCAAGTAGATCTAATCATTTTATCACAATGA
- a CDS encoding NADPH-quinone reductase encodes MKKILIINGHPDKESFCFALAESYRNGALISGTTCKVTNLIDLTFNPILTSGYRKISELEPDLLQAQKDILEANHLVFVYPNWWSTYPALLKGFIDRIFLPNFAFKYHERGPLWDKLLTGKTAQLLVTMDTPCWYYWLINKRPGHNSMKIGILEFSGIKPVKINMFAPIKSSDEKKRKQWLKEVELLGKVQG; translated from the coding sequence GTGAAAAAAATACTCATCATCAACGGACATCCAGATAAAGAAAGTTTTTGCTTTGCTTTAGCAGAAAGCTATAGAAATGGTGCATTAATATCTGGCACAACTTGCAAAGTCACTAACTTAATTGATCTAACATTCAATCCCATTTTGACTTCTGGGTATAGAAAAATATCAGAGTTAGAACCCGATTTGTTACAAGCACAAAAAGATATTTTAGAAGCCAATCATTTGGTATTTGTTTATCCCAATTGGTGGAGCACCTATCCTGCTTTGCTTAAGGGATTTATTGACAGAATATTTCTTCCAAATTTTGCATTTAAATATCATGAGAGAGGACCATTATGGGATAAATTATTAACAGGAAAAACAGCCCAGCTTCTTGTTACAATGGATACACCTTGTTGGTATTATTGGCTAATAAATAAAAGACCTGGACATAATTCAATGAAGATAGGAATTTTAGAATTTAGTGGAATTAAGCCTGTTAAAATTAATATGTTTGCTCCAATAAAATCATCTGATGAGAAAAAGAGAAAGCAATGGTTGAAAGAGGTTGAACTATTAGGAAAAGTACAAGGTTAA
- a CDS encoding arylesterase, producing the protein MSFIKSKSSTTNNSVNIFYQEYGKGKPIIFIHGWPLNHEMWEYQLAELPKHDLRCIAYDRRGFGKSDRPWESYDYNTLADDLNELITQLNLSEVTLVGFSMGGGEIASYIGKYGTDKIEKVAFISSVTPFRLKTEDNPDGTEKEIFDDTIEKISADRPAFIAEFGKKFYGLTMQNQTVSQPLLEWNQMLCLMSSSKATVDCVRSFSETDFRSDLTKINIPVLIIHGDADDIVPINVSGDKTAALIPHAKYIVYKNAPHGLFITEKEKLNADLLNFISAEDSAYQSIEQKK; encoded by the coding sequence ATGAGTTTTATAAAATCAAAATCATCAACTACCAATAACTCCGTAAACATTTTTTATCAGGAGTATGGCAAAGGTAAGCCCATAATATTTATTCATGGTTGGCCTCTTAACCACGAAATGTGGGAATACCAGTTAGCAGAACTTCCAAAACATGACCTTCGTTGTATTGCTTACGACCGCAGAGGGTTTGGCAAATCAGATAGACCTTGGGAGAGTTACGATTACAATACACTTGCTGATGATTTGAATGAATTAATTACTCAACTAAATTTATCAGAAGTAACACTTGTTGGCTTTTCAATGGGTGGTGGAGAAATTGCCAGCTATATTGGAAAATATGGCACTGATAAAATTGAGAAAGTTGCTTTTATTAGCTCTGTAACACCATTCAGACTAAAAACAGAAGACAATCCTGATGGAACAGAAAAAGAAATATTTGATGATACAATAGAGAAAATTTCGGCAGACCGTCCAGCTTTTATTGCTGAATTTGGTAAGAAGTTTTACGGTTTAACAATGCAAAATCAAACTGTAAGCCAACCATTATTGGAATGGAATCAGATGTTATGCTTAATGAGTTCTTCAAAAGCAACAGTTGATTGTGTGCGTTCTTTTTCCGAAACTGATTTTAGAAGTGATTTGACAAAAATAAACATTCCAGTTTTAATTATTCATGGTGATGCTGATGACATTGTCCCAATAAATGTATCAGGAGACAAAACAGCGGCTCTTATCCCACATGCCAAATACATTGTCTATAAAAATGCTCCACATGGATTATTTATCACTGAAAAAGAAAAACTAAATGCTGACTTACTAAATTTTATTTCAGCAGAGGATTCAGCTTATCAATCAATAGAACAAAAAAAATAA
- a CDS encoding cupin, which produces MSKINNNTDIEKSKAHIIIELIEYLPKTVVSRTIIKKTTGNIAIVSFDVGEEMEEKISPFDTYIQIIDGVASITIQDKNYTLTLGEGIIILAHAKHQFNAEEQFKMIATTIKSGYED; this is translated from the coding sequence ATGAGTAAAATCAATAATAATACTGATATCGAAAAATCCAAAGCACATATTATCATTGAGCTAATTGAGTATTTACCCAAAACTGTAGTGAGTAGAACGATTATTAAAAAAACAACAGGAAATATTGCTATAGTCTCTTTCGATGTGGGTGAGGAAATGGAAGAAAAAATCTCACCCTTTGACACCTATATTCAAATTATTGATGGAGTAGCCTCTATTACCATTCAGGACAAAAATTATACACTTACTTTAGGCGAAGGAATTATTATTCTAGCTCATGCAAAACATCAGTTTAATGCTGAGGAGCAGTTCAAAATGATTGCTACCACCATTAAAAGTGGTTATGAAGATTAA